TCGTTGTGAGGTCGATCAGTGGGTCGAGATCGAGCGCGTATTGCTTGAGCCTTCCGATCGGGCGGGAAACCTGCCCGACGACACCGCCGCACAGCCGCTTCGCGTGTGGGTGCGGGGGTTCGCGCGCGATGAGGTCTCGCTCGGCGAGGAGTGTGAGGTAGAGACGGTGACGGGCCGCGTGGTCGCTGGCGTACTCACGGCTGTCAACCCGGGGTACACGCACACCTTTGGCACCCCGCCTCCGGGCATCGCTGGGATCGGGCGCGATTTGCGCGCGAGGGTAGCCGCGTACCGGGCAGACGATTCCGAGGCGACCGCCCACAGGCCGGGTGAGTGACGTGCCGCGTGTTTCGCGCACCGAGGCGCTCATGGCGCGGCGCGGCGAGATCATGCAGCGCGCGCTTGGCATGGACTACGCCGCATTCGAGCGCACTCCCATCTCCTTCGATTACGAGGCGCTCATGGGAGCGCACGGCTACTCGCTTGACGGCATCATCGCGATCCAGCGCGCGGTGGGCGTAGGCGGTACGCCGCTGCTCGAACTGCGCAACCTCACCGACCTCGTGCGCTCCTACGCTGAGCCGGGGTGCGGCGCGCGCCTGTTCGTGAAAGATGAAGCCGCCAACATGGCAGGTTCGTTTAAGGACCGGCGCGCGTCGATGAGCATCCACGTGGCGCGCGAGAAGGGGTATACCGGCGTGATCGCGGCTACCTCGGGCAACTATGGAGCGGCAGTGGCTAGCCAGGCGGCGCGCGCTTCGCTCGCGTGCATCATCTGTCAGGAGGCGTTTGACTCGGTCCACCTCGGCCAGCCCGAGATCATCGAGAAGGCGCGACTCTGCGAGGCGTTTGGCGCCGAGGTCGTGCAGATGACGGTGGGGCCGGAGCTTTTCGCGCACATGCTTGAGCTGCTCGAAGAGACTGGGTACTTCGCTGCTTCGCTCTACTCGAGCTTTGGCGTGTCTGGCATCGAGACGCTCGGGCATGAGATCGCTCACCAGATGCGGGAACTCACCGGCGCGCCGCCCACACATGTCGTCATCACGCACGCCGGCGGCGGAAACACCACCGGCACCGCGCGTGGGCTCAAGCGTGCCGGTGCCGGTGAGACCGAGATCGTGAGCGCGAGTGTCGACCTGAGCGGGCTCCATATGGCAAGCGACACCGACTTCAACCGCAAGTCGTTCACGACGGGGCACACCGGCTTTGGCGTTCCGTTCGCGACCTGGCCCGACAGGGCCGACGTGCCGCGCAACGCCGCCCGCGCTCTGCGCTACATGGATCGCTACCTCACCGTCAC
The nucleotide sequence above comes from Clostridiales bacterium. Encoded proteins:
- a CDS encoding 2-amino-4-ketopentanoate thiolase codes for the protein MTRDRCEVDQWVEIERVLLEPSDRAGNLPDDTAAQPLRVWVRGFARDEVSLGEECEVETVTGRVVAGVLTAVNPGYTHTFGTPPPGIAGIGRDLRARVAAYRADDSEATAHRPGE
- a CDS encoding PLP-dependent lyase/thiolase; protein product: MARRGEIMQRALGMDYAAFERTPISFDYEALMGAHGYSLDGIIAIQRAVGVGGTPLLELRNLTDLVRSYAEPGCGARLFVKDEAANMAGSFKDRRASMSIHVAREKGYTGVIAATSGNYGAAVASQAARASLACIICQEAFDSVHLGQPEIIEKARLCEAFGAEVVQMTVGPELFAHMLELLEETGYFAASLYSSFGVSGIETLGHEIAHQMRELTGAPPTHVVITHAGGGNTTGTARGLKRAGAGETEIVSASVDLSGLHMASDTDFNRKSFTTGHTGFGVPFATWPDRADVPRNAARALRYMDRYLTVTQGEVFYATEALAKLEGLERGPSGNTALAAAMSLARDLPSDATVAVQETEYTGAGKHHWSQLAFAAERGIEVRVGDPRESVPGRSVVIPEAPEQIRATDFDLSRMHTSYVRNALAHAPAGYVPTADDIAFLAEDTNTTPEVVEEIVASLAAGK